Proteins encoded within one genomic window of Cellulomonas xiejunii:
- a CDS encoding low molecular weight phosphatase family protein, protein MTSPEPPARILAVCTGNICRSPVVERVLAARLAGTDVQVTSAGTRAVVGHAVSAPMVPLLTDAGADAAGFAARQLTADLIREADLVIALTRAHRSQVVELVPGAVRRTFTLLEIARLVAHVDPQAVHDSGQTPGARLRALPGLAAAVRHVAGSGEDDVADPIGGSEAVYRASYDAMAPALRTLAQALRD, encoded by the coding sequence ATGACGTCCCCCGAGCCCCCGGCCCGCATCCTCGCGGTCTGCACGGGCAACATCTGCCGGTCCCCCGTCGTCGAGCGGGTGCTCGCGGCCCGGCTCGCAGGCACGGACGTCCAGGTCACCTCGGCCGGGACACGTGCCGTGGTGGGGCACGCGGTCTCCGCCCCGATGGTCCCGCTGCTCACCGACGCGGGCGCCGACGCCGCCGGGTTCGCCGCGCGGCAGCTCACGGCCGACCTGATCCGCGAGGCCGACCTCGTGATCGCTCTGACGCGCGCTCACCGCTCGCAGGTCGTCGAACTGGTCCCGGGTGCGGTGCGCCGCACCTTCACCCTGCTCGAGATCGCTCGGCTGGTCGCGCACGTCGACCCGCAGGCCGTGCACGACTCGGGGCAGACGCCCGGCGCCCGGCTGCGCGCGCTGCCCGGCCTGGCCGCCGCGGTGCGGCACGTCGCCGGCTCGGGCGAGGACGACGTCGCCGACCCGATCGGCGGCTCCGAGGCCGTCTACCGGGCGTCGTACGACGCGATGGCGCCCGCACTGCGCACGCTGGCCCAGGCACTGCGGGACTGA
- a CDS encoding CAP domain-containing protein, whose product MPVAQRREIRRWRERRDLRRRRVRLVGSAGILVVAVALILLAAPGAHAPTGQVTLALTSGDLVGRLQDPVSRSSERSADPEPTAPLPATSSAVPQTAAPEPPPADEPAAPAVPAPEPRAAARPTAVGSAPDGSGATGVSDQGAAMSAEIVALTNAERAAAGLPALGVSSCATQQAADRSTLLVAEGRFEHDPLGPILEACAAGTVGENLSLGYASAPAAVTGWMKSPGHRENILRSSFTQIGVACAQGARGWLCAQVFLG is encoded by the coding sequence GTGCCCGTCGCTCAACGCCGCGAGATCCGACGCTGGCGCGAGCGTCGGGACCTTCGACGTCGTCGGGTGCGGTTGGTCGGGTCAGCGGGGATCCTCGTCGTCGCGGTGGCGCTGATCCTGCTCGCCGCACCCGGCGCGCACGCCCCGACCGGGCAGGTCACTCTCGCGCTGACGTCGGGGGACCTGGTCGGACGTCTGCAGGACCCGGTCTCCCGCAGCAGCGAGCGCAGCGCCGACCCCGAGCCGACCGCGCCGCTGCCGGCGACGAGCTCGGCGGTCCCGCAGACCGCCGCCCCGGAGCCACCCCCGGCTGACGAGCCCGCTGCCCCCGCCGTGCCGGCACCCGAGCCCCGCGCCGCCGCCCGCCCGACAGCCGTGGGCTCAGCCCCCGACGGGTCGGGTGCGACGGGCGTGTCGGACCAGGGCGCGGCGATGTCCGCCGAGATCGTCGCACTGACCAACGCCGAGCGCGCTGCCGCCGGGCTGCCGGCCCTCGGTGTGTCGTCGTGCGCCACGCAGCAGGCGGCCGACCGGTCGACGCTCCTGGTGGCGGAGGGCCGCTTCGAGCACGACCCGCTGGGGCCGATCCTCGAGGCGTGCGCGGCGGGGACGGTGGGGGAGAACCTGTCGCTCGGCTACGCGTCGGCGCCGGCTGCCGTCACGGGGTGGATGAAGTCCCCCGGGCACCGCGAGAACATCCTGCGCTCGTCGTTCACGCAGATCGGCGTGGCCTGCGCGCAGGGCGCCCGCGGGTGGTTGTGCGCCCAGGTGTTCCTGGGCTGA
- a CDS encoding sacsin N-terminal ATP-binding-like domain-containing protein: MTTDVFGTAALRGAVLEAWRASPTRLREDANTEEDHARGYYRDRVLVELAQNAADAATRAAVGGRLLLRLATTDEGTAVLVAANTGAPLDAAGVASLASLRASAKRDAGTGTVGRFGVGFAAVRAVSDEIMVASTTGAVRFSLVDTLQTLEETAAQEAAQGRPTLADEVRRRDGSLPVLRLPWPTEARSPSGYDTAVVLELRDEVVRDEVRSLLEAVDDVLLLALPGLVEVLVDVEGAAPRRLADVHDRWDVLTAEGEVPLALVADRPVEQRGARSWRVTWALPRGAATQVPHVVHAPTPTDEPCSLPALLVATLPLDPSRRHVAPGPLTDEVLACAGLAYAALVGRVAAEGQDATALVPTGLAAGPVDSVLRERALDALVRTPLLVPASPQDDLVAPLRATTVRDLTDRAAVAALGAVVAGLVRVPPSGAAAVRALGVEERTLAEVVDELPTGGDVDWPTLYDALDGAAQDATAREGLASLPVPLVDGRVVRGPRGVVLLDDDLTALAPATLVALREWGLRVADPAAARPLLARLGAQRVDAAALLAHPALRAAVLGQADDDDLEHADDVTAAVLDVVRAAGTVPASAAGWLGLLTLDAADGEPAPAHGLVLPGGPAARLLDQRVLAPVAADAVERWGRDVLVAVGVRDDLVVTTVPDVVAGVVPDDEGDDGASLAAASLDGWAQYVDELAEVLGVGSYCGDVPAVADLDAVDDARWPELLAHLAGTPALRTALVTPVRGEGATAAGPSYTAWWLRTRADLPLPEVFALPGACGLPAALVPPVPDVLAALDADVLRALGGVGSLAEVPAARWPAVLERLGPDGASVPLDVAGHVWRAWAAGAGPDEPPAVLVALTAPGVAHVVPDAVVADDPRWWQRAGAHDVPVVPVPVSGADDDAAARVADLLDLPLASSQGDGDVAGDGEPEDVPESLVALLPDAPAVWWRHDELHVGGADVGWWVVGAGAQAHVHAVHVAGLASGLAWASGRWGARGAIEALLADPDDAEAALSLVLG, encoded by the coding sequence GTGACCACGGACGTCTTCGGCACGGCCGCGCTGCGCGGGGCGGTGCTGGAGGCGTGGCGGGCGTCACCGACCCGGTTGCGGGAGGACGCGAACACCGAGGAGGACCACGCTCGCGGGTACTACCGCGACCGGGTGCTGGTCGAGCTCGCGCAGAACGCGGCGGACGCCGCGACGCGCGCGGCCGTCGGGGGGCGCCTGCTGCTGCGGCTGGCGACGACGGACGAGGGCACGGCCGTGCTGGTCGCCGCGAACACGGGCGCACCCCTGGACGCCGCGGGCGTCGCGTCGCTCGCGTCACTGCGCGCGTCGGCCAAGCGGGACGCCGGGACGGGCACGGTCGGGCGGTTCGGCGTGGGGTTCGCGGCGGTGCGGGCCGTGTCGGACGAGATCATGGTCGCCTCGACGACCGGCGCGGTGCGGTTCTCGCTGGTGGACACCCTCCAGACCCTGGAGGAGACCGCGGCGCAGGAGGCCGCGCAGGGACGCCCGACCCTCGCGGACGAGGTGCGCCGCCGCGACGGCTCCCTGCCGGTGCTGCGGCTGCCGTGGCCGACGGAGGCCCGGTCGCCGTCGGGGTACGACACGGCCGTCGTCCTGGAGCTGCGGGACGAGGTCGTGCGGGACGAGGTCCGGTCGCTGCTGGAAGCCGTCGACGACGTGCTGCTGCTGGCGCTGCCGGGGCTCGTGGAGGTGCTCGTCGACGTCGAGGGCGCCGCGCCGCGCCGCCTGGCGGACGTCCATGACCGTTGGGACGTCCTGACGGCCGAGGGTGAGGTGCCGCTGGCGCTGGTCGCGGACCGTCCGGTGGAGCAGCGCGGCGCGCGGTCGTGGCGCGTGACGTGGGCGCTGCCGCGCGGGGCTGCGACGCAGGTGCCGCACGTGGTCCACGCGCCGACGCCCACGGACGAGCCGTGCTCGCTGCCCGCGCTGCTGGTGGCGACGCTGCCGCTGGACCCGTCGCGTCGGCACGTGGCACCGGGCCCGCTGACGGACGAGGTGCTGGCCTGTGCGGGTCTGGCGTACGCGGCGCTCGTGGGGCGGGTGGCAGCCGAGGGGCAGGACGCGACGGCGCTGGTCCCCACGGGTCTGGCGGCCGGGCCCGTCGACTCCGTGCTGCGCGAGCGGGCCCTCGACGCGCTGGTCCGCACGCCGCTGCTGGTGCCCGCGTCCCCTCAGGACGACCTCGTCGCACCCCTGCGTGCGACCACGGTGCGCGACCTGACGGACCGCGCGGCGGTCGCGGCGCTCGGCGCAGTGGTCGCGGGCCTGGTGCGCGTCCCGCCGTCGGGTGCCGCCGCGGTGCGGGCGCTGGGGGTCGAGGAGCGCACGCTCGCCGAGGTCGTGGACGAGCTGCCGACGGGCGGCGACGTCGACTGGCCGACGCTCTACGACGCGCTGGACGGTGCGGCGCAGGACGCGACCGCGCGCGAGGGCCTGGCCTCGCTGCCCGTGCCCCTCGTCGACGGCCGCGTGGTCCGCGGGCCGCGGGGCGTGGTCCTGCTCGACGACGACCTGACGGCCCTGGCGCCGGCGACGCTGGTGGCGCTGCGCGAGTGGGGTCTGCGGGTGGCGGACCCGGCGGCGGCCCGTCCGCTGCTGGCCCGGCTGGGAGCGCAGCGCGTGGACGCTGCGGCGCTGCTGGCCCACCCGGCACTGCGGGCGGCCGTGCTGGGGCAGGCGGACGACGACGACCTCGAGCACGCGGACGACGTGACGGCCGCCGTGCTGGACGTGGTGCGCGCGGCGGGGACCGTGCCGGCGTCCGCAGCGGGGTGGCTGGGCCTGCTGACGCTCGACGCGGCGGACGGGGAGCCCGCGCCGGCCCACGGGCTGGTGCTGCCGGGCGGTCCTGCGGCGCGGCTGCTCGACCAGCGGGTCCTGGCTCCTGTGGCAGCCGACGCGGTCGAGCGCTGGGGCCGTGACGTGCTCGTGGCGGTCGGCGTGCGGGACGACCTGGTGGTGACGACCGTGCCGGACGTCGTCGCGGGCGTCGTCCCCGATGACGAGGGCGACGACGGGGCGTCCCTGGCGGCTGCGTCGCTGGACGGCTGGGCGCAGTACGTGGACGAGCTCGCGGAGGTGCTGGGCGTCGGGTCGTACTGCGGTGACGTGCCCGCGGTCGCGGACCTGGACGCCGTCGACGACGCACGCTGGCCCGAGCTGCTGGCGCACCTGGCCGGCACGCCGGCGCTGCGGACGGCGCTCGTGACGCCGGTGCGGGGCGAGGGCGCGACGGCCGCCGGCCCGTCGTACACGGCGTGGTGGCTGCGCACGCGCGCCGACCTGCCGCTGCCCGAGGTGTTCGCGCTCCCGGGCGCCTGCGGGCTCCCGGCGGCGCTGGTGCCTCCGGTGCCCGACGTGCTCGCGGCCCTGGACGCTGACGTGCTGCGCGCTCTCGGCGGGGTCGGGTCGCTCGCGGAGGTCCCGGCGGCGCGGTGGCCCGCGGTGCTGGAGCGTCTGGGGCCGGACGGCGCGTCCGTGCCGCTCGACGTGGCGGGGCACGTGTGGCGCGCGTGGGCGGCGGGTGCCGGGCCGGACGAGCCGCCGGCGGTGCTGGTGGCCCTGACGGCACCGGGGGTCGCCCACGTGGTGCCCGACGCGGTGGTGGCCGACGACCCGCGGTGGTGGCAGCGCGCGGGTGCGCACGACGTGCCGGTCGTGCCGGTCCCGGTGTCGGGCGCGGACGACGACGCCGCGGCTCGGGTCGCCGACCTGCTGGACCTTCCGCTCGCGTCCTCGCAGGGCGACGGGGACGTCGCGGGCGACGGTGAGCCGGAGGACGTGCCGGAGTCGCTGGTCGCGCTGCTGCCCGACGCCCCCGCGGTCTGGTGGCGGCACGACGAGCTGCACGTGGGCGGCGCCGACGTCGGCTGGTGGGTCGTCGGCGCGGGTGCGCAGGCGCACGTGCACGCCGTGCACGTCGCAGGGCTGGCCTCGGGCCTGGCGTGGGCGAGCGGCCGGTGGGGTGCGCGCGGGGCGATCGAGGCGCTGCTCGCGGACCCCGACGACGCGGAGGCCGCCCTGTCGCTCGTGCTGGGATGA
- a CDS encoding DUF2530 domain-containing protein, with protein sequence MPSVLSTLMHPQRTPPPPIDVDLAKVMGVGTAVWGVALLVTGLLWLVGTVPGTWPCMCAAGVVLGLVGVLWARRNGRLAADGSGAMVRPGEQALNRP encoded by the coding sequence GTGCCCTCCGTCCTGTCCACCCTGATGCACCCGCAGCGCACCCCACCCCCGCCCATCGACGTCGACCTCGCGAAGGTCATGGGCGTCGGCACCGCAGTGTGGGGGGTCGCACTGCTGGTCACGGGCCTGCTGTGGCTGGTCGGCACCGTCCCCGGCACGTGGCCGTGCATGTGCGCGGCGGGCGTGGTCCTCGGGCTCGTCGGCGTGCTGTGGGCACGCAGGAACGGCCGCCTGGCGGCCGACGGCTCGGGTGCGATGGTCCGCCCCGGCGAGCAGGCCCTGAACCGGCCCTGA